The proteins below come from a single Sorghum bicolor cultivar BTx623 chromosome 4, Sorghum_bicolor_NCBIv3, whole genome shotgun sequence genomic window:
- the LOC8056049 gene encoding protein ROS1, whose translation MQEGLGQRMHVPHGINLCFATSSVPFQVESSIELGTGEVNPPVTSEKLPANSQAVNDAGALEGTDMNGKSVQKPKRKKHRPKVIKEGQSAKLQKPKTPKPPKENGNQPTAKRKYVRRKGLSAPAEQIPSGGADTQTTAKPGVAQRCLDFDVEDQHGHLDLVSQTRETEIQTGPGDTQPSISGVERSNVQVSCHWGGTSSSISSVDPIVDIQGLRADCMPKSVNFDLNNSRVSQMPTNYSSLMDSSGQFFQYGLREKVQTNQLLDSNSSLPVRHVSHLTSSVDHMRHPSANFDQYISKSQDCTEKSPRHYQMLSSYRISENMTAASQYTERVSMGGNFNPEACIGEGAIIKQMAQYYRLPESPFVPPKHNERDVMNGNLNEFSVKNDYLKFSTNSNYQTGAGFGFHDSPGYSDVLAMSKKREHNAISGHQISFGIDFINSNRTRKFYSDDPFSTSSQTSYYPEACKRMRPEDHSNQLNGTTGKFSSSLAFSDGLNTNKVSAMNHGIGTLADIQRLMALEKSQASQQMINFITSQNNMNHDKGFIALPNKQFRSFIAQDIPLPGSTVNKLEENDILRNGVHQIHPWETTSRPHHSSNNFALPNKLPGYLTAGNAQLSSSTVNPSTENYIQSNAIHQHQCLENVVAKVPVLSETHNISSQEGHNHCTAATTDEHIRTTSNEVVRSLTQEASQPTTNGNHNLNSSRVTAEAKSTEKPRKRGRPRKVVNPNGEPKERVTKGKQNVGHAKPISPKGSCTDFLKTNGITYASEPSTGITPRMSTVESKSSDQDKEIHGGVIPQAAAASVDPLDGIIQKIKLLSINGPDKIVAEVPKNALVPYEGEFGALVAFEGKTKKSRSRAKVNIDPVTTMMWNLLMGPDMGDGAEGLDKDKEKWLDEERRVFRGRVDSFIARMHLVQGDRRFSRWKGSVVDSVVGVFLTQNVSDHLSSSAFMAVAAKFPAKTEVPEKPVAEMSHTPPEQKDSCSGLFGDSIKLQGKIFIEEVSDVRSLITTEDNEESNSNELIGSSAGYGINRATGGCHVSYRKSLTGSHGNGLSGSVFPTTGFSSVVETEDGSLEDVISSQNSAVSSQNSSDYLFHRTDPTGSSSLQNFTEEGCIMRNISSGTGRSTDYTAFLPIQDPTGMLGLSEYYGLNPLPVSGVNKGVLLDLNRSYQPLHTSMPYVQNSESDFTGVSCFSHMDKSFHTGPDRVNLSSVTQSEASLYPTDPLQQGDFSPVIKQNFQPHSSDKVPFFKEHSSCGNDFSRNKTETPSVEPLVYSNPQEVYTTSTDPMGAEQFQSGCGQQDNDARIQTASHERHQSSALCENQNSHSEVLQGVAAGSTQKFIDIQKGPPEAQQNGSKAKKVRGRPRKTYDWDSLRKEVLSNGGDKQRSHDARDTVDWEAVRQAEVREISETIRERGMNNMLAERIKEFLNRLVTDHGSIDLEWLRDVQPDKAKDFLLSIRGLGLKSVECVRLLTLHHMAFPVDTNVGRICVRLGWVPLQPLPESLQLHLLEMYPMLEHIQKYLWPRLCKLDQRTLYELHYQMITFGKVFCTKSKPNCNSCPMRAECKHFASAFASARLALPAPEEKRLATSEDANVVEFCHQTYINSGTVGQLEWSANYPKHAVSGNHQPIIEEPLSPEPEPENVEAKEGAIEDFFCEDPDEIPTINLNIEEFTQNLKNYMQANNVDIEYADMSKALVAITPDAASIPTPKLKNISRLRTEHQVYELPDSHPLLDGFEQREPDDPCPYLLSIWTPGETAQSTDAPKTFCDSGETGRLCGSSTCFSCNSIREMQAQKVRGTLLIPCRTAMRGSFPLNGTYFQVNEVFADHYSSQNPIDVPRSWIWDLPRRTVYFGTSVPTIFRGLTTEQIQQCFWRGFVCVRGFDRTVRAPRPLYARLHFPASKVVRGKKPGAAREEE comes from the exons ATGCAGGAGGGGCTAGGGCAAAGGATGCATGTACCTCATGGTATCAATCTGTGCTTCGCAACTTCTTCCGTGCCCTTTCAGGTGGAATCTTCTATTGAGCTGGGTACCGGAGAAGTGAACCCCCCTGTAACATCTGAAAAGTTACCTGCTAACTCACAAGCTGTTAATGATGCTGGAGCACTTGAAGGTACTGACATGAATGGAAAATCGGTTCAAAAACCTAAGAGGAAAAAACAtaggccaaaggtcattaaagaAGGACAATCAGCAAAGTTGCAGAAGCCTAAAACTCCAAAGCCTCCCAAGGAAAATGGGAATCAGCCTACTGCAAAGAGAAAGTATGTCAGGAGGAAGGGACTAAGTGCACCAGCTGAACAAATTCCATCAGGAGGTGCTGATACACAAACTACAGCTAAACCAGGAGTAGCCCAAAGATGTTTGGACTTTGATGTGGAGGACCAGCATGGACATTTGGATCTGGTATCACAAACCCGGGAAACGGAGATACAGACTGGTCCTGGGGACACACAGCCATCAATATCTGGAGTTGAAAGAAGTAATGTTCAGGTATCATGCCATTGGGGTGGTACAAGCAGTTCTATTAGTTCAGTTGACCCAATAGTTGATATACAAGGATTACGGGCAGACTGCATGCCTAAAAGTGTCAATTTTGACCTGAACAATTCTAGAGTAAGTCAGATGCCAACCAATTATTCTAGTCTAATGGACAGCTCTGGACAATTTTTCCAGTATGGTTTAAGAGAAAAAGTTCAAACAAATCAATTACTGGATTCTAATTCTAGTCTGCCAGTTAGACATGTCTCTCATCTCACCAGTTCGGTAGATCATATGCGACACCCCTCAGCCAATTTTGATCAATACATAAGCAAATCTCAAGATTGTACAGAAAAATCACCCAGACATTATCAGATGCTTAGTAGTTATAGAATTTCAGAAAATATGACAGCAGCTTCTCAGTATACCGAAAGGGTGTCAATGGGGGGCAATTTCAATCCTGAAGCTTGTATAGGCGAAGGTGCAATAATCAAACAAATGGCCCAATACTATAGACTTCCAGAAAGTCCATTTGTACCTCCCAAGCATAATGAAAGGGATGTGATGAATGGAAATCTGAACGAATTTTCTGTGAAGAATGATTACTTGAAGTTTTCTACCAATAGTAACTACCAAACTGGAGCAGGTTTTGGTTTTCATGATTCTCCAGGCTATTCGGATGTTCTTGCAATGAGTAAAAAAAGAGAACACAATGCTATCAGTGGTCATCAGATTTCTTTTGGCATTGACTTTATTAACTCAAATAGAACAAGGAAGTTCTATAGTGATGACCCCTTTTCCACTAGCTCTCAAACATCTTATTATCCTGAAGCATGCAAAAGGATGAGACCAGAGGATCATAGCAATCAGCTCAACGGAACTACGGGAAAATTTTCTTCCTCGTTAGCATTTTCTGATGGTTTGAACACAAATAAAGTTTCAGCTATGAACCATGGAATTGGTACCTTGGCTGACATACAAAGGTTGATGGCCCTTGAGAAATCACAAGCTTCACAACAAATGATTAACTTTATTACGTCACAAAACAACATGAACCATGACAAAGGATTTATTGCTTTACCTAATAAACAGTTCCGAAGCTTCATTGCACAGGACATACCATTGCCTGGCAGTACGGTGAACAAATTGGAAGAGAATGATATCTTGAGGAATGGAGTGCATCAAATTCATCCTTGGGAAACTACATCCAGGCCACATCACTCTAGCAACAATTTTGCTTTACCAAATAAATTGCCTGGATACTTAACTGCAGGGAACGCACAGTTATCGAGCAGCACAGTGAATCCATCCACAGAAAACTATATTCAGAGTAATGCTATTCATCAACATCAATGCTTAGAAAACGTTGTGGCTAAGGTGCCAGTCTTATCTGAAACACACAACATTTCCAGCCAAGAGGGCCATAACCACTgcactgctgctactactgATGAGCACATCAGAACTACAAGTAATGAAGTTGTTAGATCCCTTACCCAGGAAGCAAGCCAACCAACCACAAATGGGAACCACAATCTTAACTCTTCTAGAGTAACTGCAGAAGCAAAGTCCACTGAGAAGCCAAGAAAAAGGGGCCGCCCAAGAAAAGTAGTGAACCCCAATGGGGAGCCAAAAGAAAGAGTTACTAAAGGCAAACAAAATGTTGGTCATGCAAAACCTATATCACCAAAAGGTTCATGTACCGACTTTTTAAAAACTAATGGTATTACTTATGCTTCTGAACCTTCCACTGGAATTACTCCTAGGATGTCAACTGTGGAGTCGAAAAGTTCTGACCAAGATAAGGAGATTCATGGAGGTGTCATTCCTCAAGCTGCAGCAGCATCAGTTGATCCTTTAGATGGCATAATTCAAAAGATTAAGCTCTTAAGCATAAACGGACCAGACAAGATTGTGGCAGAGGTACCCAAAAATGCTCTTGTTCCATATGAAGGTGAATTTGGTGCACTGGTTGCATTTGAGGGGAAGACAAAGAAAAGCCGTTCTCGGGCCAAAGTGAACATCGATCCGGTCACCACTATGATGTGGAACTTATTAATGGGGCCAGATATGGGTGATGGTGCTGAAGGGTTGGACAAGGATAAAGAGAAGTGGCTTGACGAAGAAAGAAGAGTGTTCAGAGGACGGGTTGATTCATTCATTGCTCGTATGCATCTAGTTCAGG GGGACAGGCGTTTCTCTCGATGGAAAGGATCAGTCGTGGACTCAGTCGTGGGTGTATTTCTTACCCAGAATGTTTCAGATCATCTTTCAAG tTCTGCTTTCATGGCGGTTGCTGCCAAATTTCCTGCTAAGACAGAGGTTCCTGAAAAACCTGTGGCTGAGATGTCTCATACTCCTCCTGAACAGAAGGATAGTTGTTCTGGACTGTTTGGTGATTCTATCAAATTACAGGGCAAGATATTCATTGAAGAGGTAAGTGACGTTAGATCATTGATTACTACAGAAGATAATGAAGAAAGTAATAGTAATGAATTGATCGGAAGCTCTGCTGGGTATGGAATAAACCGTGCAACTGGAggatgccatgtctcttataggAAGTCACTAACTGGATCCCATGGAAATGGGCTATCAGGATCTGTTTTTCCAACTACCGGCTTTTCAAGCGTGGTAGAAACTGAAGATGGATCATTGGAGGATGTTATTTCTTCTCAAAATTCTGCTGTTTCTTCCCAGAATTCCTCAGATTATCTCTTTCATAGAACCGATCCAACAGGTTCTAGTTCATTGCAAAATTTCACCGAAGAGGGCTGTATCATGAGAAATATATCTAGCGGGACTGGCAGATCAACTGACTACACAGCGTTTCTGCCAATTCAAGATCCAACAGGCATGCTCGGATTATCAGAATATTATGGACTTAATCCTCTTCCAGTTTCAGGTGTGAACAAGGGCGTGTTGCTTGATCTAAACAGATCATATCAGCCATTACATACTTCTATGCCCTATGTGCAGAATAGCGAGTCTGATTTCACAGGTGTGTCATGTTTCAgccatatggataaatcattcCACACAGGCCCTGATAGAGTGAATCTTTCCAGTGTTACACAATCTGAGGCTAGTCTTTACCCTACTGATCCTTTGCAACAAGGCGATTTTTCACCAGTAATTAAACAAAACTTCCAACCACATAGTTCAGATAAAGTGCCATTTTTCAAGGAGCACTCTTCATGTGGAAATGATTTTTCAAGGAACAAAACTGAAACTCCTTCTGTGGAACCACTTGTCTATTCAAATCCTCAAGAGGTGTACACTACCTCAACAGATCCAATGGGTGCTGAACAATTTCAATCAGGATGTGGCCAACAGGACAATGATGCCAGAATCCAGACAGCATCACATGAAAGGCATCAGTCTTCAGCCTTGTGTGAAAACCAGAATTCTCATTCAGAGGTCTTGCAAGGAGTTGCTGCAGGCTCAACGCAGAAGTTCATTGATATTCAAAAGGGGCCACCAGAAGCTCAACAAAATGGATCAAAAGCAAAGAAGGTACGGGGCCGACCTAGGAAAACTTATGACTGGGACAGTTTACGAAAAGAAGTGCTTTCTAATGGTGGGGATAAACAAAGAAGTCATGATGCAAGGGATACTGTTGATTGGGAGGCAGTTAGGCAAGCAGAAGTCCGGGAAATATCTGAAACTATCAGAGAGAGAGGAATGAATAACATGCTAGCAGAACGGATAAAA GAATTCCTGAACCGATTGGTGACAGACCATGGAAGCATTGATCTTGAATGGCTAAGAGATGTTCAACCGGACAAAGCCAA GGATTTCCTTCTAAGCATTAGAGGGCTTGGACTAAAAAGTGTTGAGTGCGTTCGCCTCTTGACGCTACATCATATGGCTTTTCCA GTGGACACAAATGTTGGACGGATATGTGTGAGGCTTGGATGGGTGCCACTTCAACCACTGCCAGAGTCTCTTCAGTTGCACCTATTGGAAAT GTATCCCATGCTGGAGCACATACAGAAGTATCTTTGGCCTCGACTATGCAAGCTAGATCAACGTACATT GTATGAGCTTCACTACCAAATGATTACTTTTGGAAAG GTTTTCTGCACAAAAAGTAAGCCTAATTGCAATTCATGTCCAATGAGAGCTGAATGTAAGCACTTTGCTAGTGCATTCGCAAG TGCTAGGCTTGCTCTTCCCGCACCCGAAGAAAAACGTTTGGCTACATCGGAAGATGCAAATGTTGTAGAGTTTTGTCACCAAACATACATAAATTCAGGGACTGTTGGCCAACTTGAGTGGAGTGCAAATTATCCTAAGCATGCTGTTTCTGGTAATCATCAGCCAATAATTGAGGAACCACTGAGTCCAGAACCTGAACCTGAAAATGTAGAGGCAAAGGAGGGTGCAATAGAGGATTTCTTTTGTGAAGACCCTGATGAAATTCCTACCATTAATCTTAATATCGAGGAGTTTACACAAAACTTGAAGAACTATATGCAAGCAAACAATGTTGACATTGAATATGCTGACATGTCGAAGGCATTGGTTGCCATCACCCCTGATGCTGCTTCCATTCCAACTCCAAAGCTCAAGAATATTAGTCGTCTGAGGACAGAACACCAAGT TTATGAACTGCCGGATTCACACCCTCTTCTTGATGGG TTCGAACAGAGAGAACCGGATGATCCATGTCCATATCTTCTTTCCATATGGACCCCAG GTGAAACTGCACAATCAACCGATGCACCCAAGACATTCTGTGATTCAGGGGAGACTGGTAGACTATGTGGAAGTTCAACATGCTTTAGTTGCAACAGTATACGAGAAATGCAGGCTCAGAAAGTCAGAGGAACACTTTTG ATACCATGCCGAACAGCAATGAGAGGAAGCTTCCCACTTAATGGGACATATTTTCAAGTTAATGAG GTATTTGCTGACCATTACTCAAGCCAAAATCCAATTGATGTCCCACGAAGTTGGATATGGGACCTCCCAAGACGAACTGTTTACTTTGGAACCTCAGTTCCTACAATATTTAGAG GTTTAACGACTGAACAGATACAACAATGCTTTTGGAGAG GATTTGTTTGTGTGAGGGGCTTTGATAGGACAGTGAGGGCACCAAGGCCCCTTTATGCAAGGTTGCATTTTCCTGCCAGCAAGGTTGTTAGAGGCAAAAAACCTGGAGCAGCAAGAGAGGAAGAATAA